One segment of Pseudomonas sp. FP2196 DNA contains the following:
- a CDS encoding polyurethanase, translated as MGVYDYKNLSTADSKALFSDAMAITLYSYHNLDNGFAAGYQHNGFGLGLPATLVTALLGGTDSQGVIPGVPWNPDSEKLALDAVKKAGWTPITASQLGYDGKTDARGTFFGEKAGYSTAQVEILGKYDAQGHLTEIGIAFRGTSGPRENLILDSIGDVINDLLAAFGPKDYAKNYVGEAFGNLLDDVVAFAKANGLTGKNILVSGHSLGGLAVNSMADLSGGKWGGFFADSNYIAYASPTQSSTDKVLNVGYENDPVFRALDGSTFTGASVGVHDAPKESATDNIVSFNDHYASTAWNVLPFSILNIPTWISHLPTAYGDGMNRIVESKFYDLTSKDSTIIVANLSDPARANTWVQDLNRNAETHKGSTFIIGSDSNDLIQGGSGNDYLEGRAGNDTFRDSGGYNIILGGQGSNTLDLQKSVNAFDFANDGAGNLYIRDANGGISITRDIGAIVTKEPGFLWGLFKDDVTHSVTASGLKVGNNVTAYESSVKGTSGADTLKANASGAWLFGLDGNDHLIGGAGNDVFVGGAGNDLMESGGGADTFLFNGAFGQDRVVGFTANDKLVFLGVQGVLPNDDFRAHATAVGQDTVLKFGGDSVTLVGVALNSLSGDGIVIA; from the coding sequence ATGGGTGTGTATGACTACAAAAACCTCAGTACAGCTGATTCCAAGGCGTTGTTCAGCGACGCCATGGCCATCACGCTGTATTCCTACCATAACCTCGATAACGGCTTTGCCGCCGGGTACCAGCACAACGGCTTCGGCCTCGGCCTGCCGGCTACGCTGGTCACGGCACTGCTCGGTGGCACTGATTCCCAAGGGGTGATCCCCGGTGTTCCGTGGAACCCCGACTCAGAAAAACTCGCCCTCGACGCCGTGAAGAAGGCCGGTTGGACGCCGATCACCGCTTCGCAACTGGGGTACGACGGCAAAACCGACGCGCGCGGAACCTTCTTTGGCGAGAAGGCCGGTTACTCCACCGCTCAGGTGGAGATTCTCGGCAAGTACGACGCCCAGGGCCATCTCACGGAAATCGGCATTGCCTTTCGCGGCACCAGCGGCCCGCGGGAAAATCTGATCCTCGATTCCATCGGCGACGTGATCAACGACCTGCTCGCGGCTTTCGGACCCAAGGACTACGCGAAAAACTACGTCGGGGAAGCCTTCGGCAATCTGCTTGACGACGTGGTGGCATTCGCCAAGGCCAACGGCCTCACCGGCAAAAACATCCTGGTCAGCGGCCACAGCCTCGGCGGGCTGGCGGTCAACAGCATGGCGGACTTGAGCGGCGGCAAGTGGGGCGGATTCTTTGCCGATTCCAACTACATCGCCTATGCATCGCCAACCCAGAGCAGCACCGACAAGGTGCTCAACGTCGGCTACGAAAACGATCCGGTATTCCGCGCCCTCGACGGCTCGACGTTCACAGGCGCCTCGGTCGGCGTGCACGATGCCCCCAAGGAATCCGCCACCGACAACATCGTCAGCTTCAACGATCACTACGCCTCGACGGCGTGGAACGTGCTGCCGTTTTCGATCCTCAACATCCCTACCTGGATCTCGCACCTGCCGACGGCTTATGGCGACGGCATGAACCGGATCGTCGAGTCGAAGTTCTACGACCTGACCAGCAAGGACTCGACGATCATCGTCGCCAACCTGTCGGATCCGGCGCGAGCCAACACCTGGGTGCAGGACCTCAATCGCAACGCCGAAACCCACAAGGGCAGCACCTTCATCATCGGCAGCGACAGCAATGATCTGATCCAGGGCGGCAGTGGCAATGACTATCTGGAAGGTCGCGCCGGCAACGACACCTTCCGAGACAGCGGCGGCTACAACATCATTCTCGGCGGGCAGGGCAGCAATACGCTGGACTTGCAGAAGTCGGTGAACGCCTTCGACTTTGCCAATGACGGTGCGGGCAATCTGTACATCCGCGATGCTAACGGCGGGATCAGCATCACCCGCGACATCGGCGCCATTGTCACCAAGGAACCGGGTTTTCTCTGGGGCCTGTTCAAGGATGATGTGACCCACAGCGTCACGGCCAGCGGCTTGAAGGTTGGCAACAATGTCACGGCGTACGAGTCGAGCGTGAAGGGCACCAGCGGCGCCGACACGCTCAAGGCTAATGCCAGCGGCGCCTGGTTGTTTGGACTCGATGGCAACGATCATCTGATCGGCGGTGCGGGCAACGATGTGTTTGTCGGTGGCGCCGGCAATGACCTGATGGAGTCGGGTGGCGGGGCGGATACGTTCCTGTTCAATGGCGCATTCGGGCAGGATCGGGTGGTCGGCTTTACCGCCAACGACAAACTGGTGTTTCTTGGTGTGCAGGGTGTTTTGCCGAATGACGATTTCCGCGCTCATGCCACGGCGGTCGGGCAGGATACGGTGCTGAAGTTTGGCGGTGATTCGGTGACGCTGGTAGGGGTTGCACTGAATAGCCTGAGTGGCGATGGCATTGTGATCGCCTGA
- a CDS encoding polyurethanase produces the protein MGLFDYKNADGKALYSDAIALTLYAYTPTGQALPGTAWKPVSATVLGYQGKVGAQGTFFGEKDGFTSAEAEVLGKYDAAGKLIGIGIAFRGTGGLGYSDTFGDMKNNLLAAVGPSDYATDYAKNAFDNLLKAVAAFSIAHGIAAKDVLISGHSLGGLGVNSVAELSASNWGGFFKDANYVSFASPTQSSTGNNVLNIGYENDPVFRVLDGTTFSTASMGKHDKPHESTTDNIVNFNDNYASTAQNLVPFSIVNPLNWSAHSSLGYADGLNRVIDSKFYGLTHKDSTIIVSNLEEASRGKTWVEDLGRSGEAHTGSTFIIGTQSNDWLKGGAGNDFLEGLGGDDRFRDDGGFNILLGGQGYNTFELQKPLQNFSFANDGDGTLYVRDAYGGISMTRDIGALVSKESGSWWGSKEITWGVTAKGLTNGSELTQYSHSLGGDGYGNALHATNDGDWLFGLGGDDKLISDKGHVTFVGGAGNDVMTAVGGNNTFLFSGAFGFDAINGYQGNDKLVFMGVEGAGQGYDYKQHASQSGGDTVLKIGEFAVTLVGVGVANLTDASFVFA, from the coding sequence ATGGGACTGTTTGATTACAAAAATGCCGATGGCAAAGCTTTGTACAGTGATGCCATCGCCCTGACGCTGTATGCCTACACGCCGACCGGCCAAGCCTTGCCAGGGACTGCCTGGAAGCCGGTCAGCGCGACGGTGCTGGGATACCAAGGCAAGGTCGGCGCGCAGGGCACGTTCTTCGGCGAGAAGGACGGTTTCACTAGCGCCGAAGCCGAAGTGCTCGGCAAGTACGACGCTGCCGGCAAGTTGATCGGGATCGGCATTGCCTTTCGTGGCACCGGCGGGCTGGGTTACAGCGACACCTTCGGCGACATGAAAAACAATCTGCTGGCCGCTGTCGGGCCTTCTGACTACGCGACTGACTATGCGAAAAACGCCTTCGACAATCTGCTCAAGGCTGTTGCAGCGTTTTCCATCGCCCATGGCATCGCCGCCAAAGACGTGCTGATCAGCGGCCACAGCCTCGGCGGTCTCGGGGTCAATAGCGTGGCCGAACTCAGCGCGAGCAACTGGGGGGGATTCTTCAAAGACGCCAACTATGTGTCTTTTGCCTCGCCGACCCAGAGCAGCACCGGCAACAACGTGCTGAACATCGGTTACGAGAACGATCCGGTGTTCCGCGTGCTCGATGGCACCACATTCAGCACTGCGTCGATGGGCAAGCACGACAAGCCGCATGAGTCGACCACCGACAACATCGTCAACTTCAACGACAACTACGCGTCCACCGCGCAAAACCTGGTGCCGTTCAGCATCGTCAATCCGCTGAACTGGTCGGCCCACAGTTCGCTGGGCTATGCCGATGGCTTGAACCGAGTCATCGACTCCAAGTTCTACGGCCTGACCCACAAGGACTCGACCATCATCGTCTCCAACCTGGAGGAAGCGTCCCGGGGCAAGACCTGGGTCGAAGACTTGGGTCGCAGCGGCGAGGCGCACACCGGCAGCACGTTCATCATTGGCACGCAAAGCAACGATTGGCTCAAGGGCGGGGCAGGTAACGACTTCCTTGAAGGCTTGGGCGGTGATGATCGTTTCCGTGATGACGGCGGCTTTAACATCCTCCTCGGCGGCCAGGGCTACAACACCTTCGAGTTGCAGAAACCGTTACAGAACTTCAGTTTCGCCAACGACGGTGACGGCACGCTGTATGTGCGCGATGCCTATGGCGGCATCAGCATGACCCGCGACATCGGCGCGCTGGTGAGCAAAGAGTCGGGTTCGTGGTGGGGCAGCAAGGAGATTACCTGGGGCGTCACGGCCAAGGGTTTGACCAATGGCAGTGAGCTGACCCAGTACAGCCATTCGCTTGGCGGGGATGGCTACGGCAATGCGCTGCACGCCACCAATGACGGTGACTGGTTGTTCGGGCTGGGCGGTGACGACAAGCTGATCAGCGACAAGGGTCATGTGACCTTCGTCGGCGGCGCCGGCAATGACGTGATGACGGCGGTGGGTGGCAACAACACCTTCCTGTTCAGCGGTGCGTTCGGCTTTGATGCCATCAACGGCTATCAGGGCAACGACAAACTGGTGTTCATGGGCGTCGAAGGCGCGGGGCAGGGCTACGACTACAAGCAGCATGCTTCGCAGTCCGGCGGCGATACCGTGCTGAAGATTGGCGAGTTTGCCGTGACCCTTGTGGGGGTTGGAGTGGCTAACCTGACGGACGCAAGTTTCGTGTTCGCCTAG